The proteins below are encoded in one region of Acidimicrobiia bacterium:
- a CDS encoding GNAT family N-acetyltransferase has protein sequence MTPSPSSIGTRPATVTLRLRDDRAVRVRPLMRSDREQLIEGFRDLSEDSRYQRFLSPTARLSGRQVTYLTEMDYIDHFAWGVESTDGAGIAIARYVRTGRDVAEAAFTINDAFHGCGLGWRLFQALAMVAAEHGIRRFEMTMLAGNTSMERLARKAGAVFEQPDGGTTRAEAALPPEIWSDLPGAAELLCLAAAAARAG, from the coding sequence GTGACGCCCTCTCCCTCCTCGATAGGCACCCGCCCGGCAACGGTCACCCTGCGTCTGCGGGACGACCGCGCCGTCCGCGTTCGCCCGCTGATGCGTTCCGACCGGGAGCAGCTCATCGAGGGTTTCCGGGACCTGTCAGAAGACTCCCGATATCAGCGCTTCCTCTCCCCAACCGCCCGGCTGTCCGGCCGCCAGGTCACCTACCTGACGGAGATGGACTACATCGACCACTTCGCCTGGGGAGTCGAGTCGACCGACGGTGCCGGGATCGCCATCGCGAGGTACGTTCGCACCGGCCGGGACGTCGCAGAAGCGGCATTCACGATCAACGACGCCTTTCATGGTTGCGGACTCGGCTGGCGGTTGTTTCAAGCCCTGGCGATGGTCGCCGCCGAGCACGGGATCCGGCGGTTCGAGATGACGATGCTGGCCGGCAACACATCGATGGAGCGCCTTGCGCGAAAAGCGGGAGCAGTGTTCGAGCAGCCGGACGGGGGAACCACACGAGCGGAGGCGGCCCTCCCTCCGGAGATCTGGTCGGATCTTCCGGGGGCGGCGGAACTACTCTGCCTGGCCGCGGCCGCAGCGCGAGCCGGTTGA